A genomic stretch from Spongiibacter nanhainus includes:
- a CDS encoding translation initiation factor Sui1, which yields MSRLVYSTDQGRLCPDCGQPKSDCQCKQISEPPSGDGIVRIRRETKGRKGKGVSIVSGLPLSGDELKPLAKRLKAKLSTGGAIKGTDLEFQGDHRQTLKALLEAEGFTVKLAGG from the coding sequence ATGTCACGACTGGTTTACTCCACCGATCAAGGCCGATTGTGCCCGGACTGTGGCCAGCCCAAGTCCGATTGCCAATGCAAGCAGATCTCTGAGCCCCCCAGCGGCGATGGGATTGTACGCATTCGCCGCGAAACCAAAGGCCGCAAAGGCAAAGGCGTTAGCATCGTCAGTGGTCTGCCCCTAAGCGGTGATGAACTGAAACCATTGGCCAAGCGACTCAAGGCCAAACTCAGCACTGGCGGCGCAATCAAGGGCACAGATTTGGAGTTTCAAGGCGACCACCGGCAGACATTAAAAGCGCTGCTGGAAGCCGAGGGATTCACGGTCAAACTGGCCGGCGGTTGA
- a CDS encoding VOC family protein: protein MPTTLLSDSIEVGIVTDNIEQMRHFYGEVLDLEYEGELPFTGGTMHRYKLGTNIIKLVSYQTMPTKSLPGGGEAGLGIRYFSFGVADLDAAVAGWQSGGAELTVDITPFGGGVGFCFMADPDGNWIEVFGMTTAE from the coding sequence ATGCCTACCACCTTGCTTAGCGACAGCATCGAAGTCGGTATCGTGACCGACAACATCGAACAAATGCGGCATTTTTACGGCGAGGTACTCGACCTTGAGTATGAAGGAGAGCTCCCCTTTACCGGCGGCACAATGCACCGTTACAAACTGGGCACCAACATCATCAAGCTGGTGAGCTATCAGACAATGCCAACCAAAAGCCTGCCCGGCGGCGGCGAGGCCGGTTTAGGCATTCGCTACTTTAGCTTTGGGGTTGCCGATCTGGATGCGGCGGTGGCCGGCTGGCAATCCGGGGGAGCAGAACTCACCGTAGACATCACCCCCTTTGGCGGCGGGGTCGGTTTTTGTTTTATGGCCGACCCGGATGGCAACTGGATTGAAGTCTTTGGGATGACCACGGCCGAATAA
- a CDS encoding SlyX family protein: MEQQLIDLQTQLAFQEDLLTALDDRVAKQDRYIREMETTIQSLRLLVEQLQVSVESGASAGGAATPEEKPPHY; this comes from the coding sequence ATGGAACAACAACTTATCGATCTGCAAACTCAGCTCGCTTTCCAGGAGGACCTGTTGACCGCGCTGGATGACCGGGTGGCCAAGCAGGATCGGTATATCCGGGAAATGGAGACCACCATTCAGTCGCTGCGTTTGCTGGTGGAGCAATTGCAGGTCAGTGTGGAATCCGGTGCCTCAGCCGGCGGGGCGGCCACCCCGGAGGAAAAGCCACCTCATTATTGA